In Brienomyrus brachyistius isolate T26 chromosome 11, BBRACH_0.4, whole genome shotgun sequence, the DNA window AGGACTGTTTAAATAATTCCGGGCTGTACAAATGCTTCTGGAAGAATTTGATGTTTAATGTATTTGGGTACATTATCCATGGGCGTAAACTATGGGGGGTTGTAATAATCAATACACCCCTCGTAATCATGTTGTCATTATGAATGGGTGGGTACCTCAGCTCCCCAAATGTTCAATCCACAGTTACGCCCTTGCTTTAATTATTCACCAGTCAATGAACTGATTTAGGGTAGAAATTAGACTATATATATCTGTGCTGTATCATCATAAATCAAGGGTCTGTTTTATCTAAAGACCCATATAAATATTAAGGCAGTTAGTCTGGGATTCCCATCTGCGAAAGTTGGGAAAGTCGATGCTTTATTAAAGGGACAATCGTCCAGTGATGTGTGATACGCGCATACTGACAAATAACGCGCTTCACGTTTCTTCTCAGACAGCATCTATAGGCATCATCTATATGATGTTAACTTCTTTTATGTGAGTCATCCAAGTTACCAAAATGTCACAGTGGGTGGGAAGGAATATAACTTCTCCGAAGCGACAAATGAAAGCGTTTTTTTCAGGTCGTCTAACTGCGGTATCCGGCTGTTTGATTCATGAACCACTACCTCCTGGAAGGCGCTACATGTCTGCGTTTTAAGAGCACCGTACTCACAATTCAAAACTTCTTATTGAAGGTAAGAAAAAGGCAGAAGGACAAGGAACATATTATGATCTTTTGAAAtggatacatttttttaaatggatgGCATTGTAACTAAAACAGTTTAAAAATTTCTCAAGAATAACTTGTAGATCAGAGGCAAGTTCCGCGTTTAGTATATCGGATCTTCTCCGGGTTAAATCACGCATGCTGACTCTTCTTATTTTAAGTAGATCCGTGGCCCTGTAATAGATGTTTGAACCTAGGCTTGTATGCGACGAATTAATGCCGTTTAGCGCCACATATGCGTACTAATATATTTAACGCCGTCTTGTAACGCCTGCTGATGGACAAACTGCTTCCCAGAATGACATGATAccagtttataaaaaaaaaacactaacctATTTATCCATTTATCTTTTTTGACGCCGTTGTTGCGGATATTCGTATTCTCAAATTATTGTTGATACTTTATTGTCCCCAATATTGAGGAGTACGCGAGAGCTGGGATAAAATCATTTACTTAAGTCTCATATAACATCGTCAATGCTTCAGACTTTCTCCGAAAAGTTAGTCCTAGTTACTCATTACTTATTATAAATAGGATTGTATTATACGTTGATGACTGTATTTGTAGTAAGAACGACTCATTTTCAGGTCTTGGCGAGATGAATATCTATTATAGGAAAATGTAATAACAAAACCTAACCTATAACATTCAAAGAACGACTAGTTCTGTAGTATTTCTTCATGGCTTATACTGCATGAGCTCTTCCTGGTCCTGACAGAGGAAATGTTGAACTGCACCTTAGGCGCATGAAAATATGAATGAATGCAAACGTAGACATTTTGCTCATAACTCAAATAACTGGAGAGAAAGTAATTTTGCATGTAGAAATCCAATAAATGATTATCTTGGCCACATGAATAAATCCTAGTTTTGAAAATCGAAGGCTGTTTGAATGATTTGGATTTTCCTAGCAATaggtccccctcccccacagtggTTTTAATCGTGATGATCTACTGATGAGACAACAGCTATAAGAAAGGTGTCTGATCCACAGTGGTGGTGTTGTTTTTCAGCGTTATGACAACCACTCAAAAGCTCAGGAGCACATATGCTTCATCAGGGTATGAGAGCGATGGTATGCAGGGTACCTCCTGTGTGGCAGAGCCATGGAGCTGCCCTGCTCCCATGGAAAAGGAGATATCATCTGGCTCCAATCCCGGCAGGAGCCCTGCTACCCTCCTCACATACTGCAGTATCAATGGCAGCCTTCTGGGGGAGGCAGACCAGCAGGGCTATGACGTGGAGTTTGACCCCCCCCTCGAGAGCAAGTACGAGTGTCCCATCTGCCTGATGGCCCTGCGAGCGGCGGTGCAGACGCCCTGCGGCCACCGCTTCTGCCGCAGCTGCATTGAAAAATCCATCCGGTACGTtgctttgctggggggggggggggggggggctcctgcaCAGCTGTACATCCCCCCACTTATCCAACCTGTCTGCTTCCGTCTCTGCCTTCAGGGATTCGGGCCAGAAGTGCCCAGTGGACAATGAACTTCTGCAGGAGGACCAGCTCTTCCCAGACAACTTTGCAAAGCGTGAGATCCTTTCCCTCACTGTGCTGTGCCCCAATGCCGGCTGTGACCACAAGATGGAGCTCCGGCAGCTCGACGTGAGATGTGGGAATGGGAATGGGCCGCTCTTTTGTTGTGAACTGCCTGCCTCTGTTCCCTTCAGCATTCCACGCTGACATCTAGTTGCCTCTTACGCCCAGGATCACAACAAGCGCTGTCAGTTTGCTGTGACCCTGTGTCCGCTCTGCCGGGAGTCAGTGCGGAAGAGTGAGCTGGAGGTCCATACGGCCCATCAGTGTCCAAGACGCCCGGTCTCATGCCCAAACTGCATACAGACGTTCATTTACGAGGAGACAAAGGTGCCTCCTTCATATGATATCCTACTGTCTATTAAGTAATACACATGGTTTCTACAAAGCCGTCTTGGCCTCCTTGTTACCTAGCTGATGCCTGCTTGTCTGTCCCTAGGTCCATGAGCAGTCATGCCCCCTGGCCAGTGTGGCATGTGAGTACTGCAGCATGGAGCTTATTCGCGACCAGGTGAGAAGTTAACCTGCATCTCCCAAGCCTTCAGTGCTGTTTAGTCGTACTCCTATGCTCTTCCACTGAGTTAAACCCTTTGTGATCTTCCTCATGTTAGCAAATGAACACAAACTGTAGGATATAGATGCTGAAGGACCCAGTGTGGCACGTTTCACATCTCCCTTTCCTTTAGCTGTCATCGCACTGTGACACAGACTGTGTGAAGGCTCCAGCCGCCTGCCCCTTCAGGGACTTTGGCTGTCGGGAGAAGGTGTGTCCTGCGCGTCTCTCTCTAAATGTgactttatttgcattttttagaGACATTTAGGTATATACAGTCTGGATTGTAGCCCCTTGTGTTGTATTGTCCTGTGTTGTACACGTTTTAGACTATTATGAATCCGTCTCTGAGTCACTTGACAGTACATTGCACTGCTATCTTAGGGTGCCGCATCTCTTGCTACTGCTTTTATATGGGTGGATGACAGTGAAGCCCACTTGACACTCTGTGCTGAATTTCGTCCTTCCGAATCACAGATGCAACGCAGCAACCTGGCGCAGCACATGCAGGAGTTCACTCAGCTGCACATGCGCTACATGGCAGATTACCTGCGCAGCCAGAGCCTCAATGGGGCTCCGGGGGTGCCCTCTGAAGGCGGAGGCGGAGCCAGAGGTGGGCTGGCCTGCAAATGCCTCCAGGAAAGAGTGAACTTGCATGAGACAGTGCAACAGCTGGACGGCAGGCTGGTGCTGCAAGACCAGCAGCTGAGGGAGCTGAGCATCAGCAACGATACGCAGGCTGCCAGACTGGTGGAGCTGCGCAGGCACCTGCGCtccctggaggagctgctgcGGGAGCTGGAGGCCCAGCAGTGCATGGGCATCTATGTGTGGCGGGTGGAGGGATTCTCTGCACACCTGCGCAGCCAGGAGTCCAGTCAACCCGTGGTCATCCACAGCCCCGGCTTCTACACTGGCCGGCCAGGATATAAGCTGTGTCTGCGGCTGCAGCTGCAGGCGCCTAGCGCACCCTGCTGCGCGGACTACATTTCCTTGTTTGTGCACACCATGCAGGGTGAATTCGACAGCCTGCTCCACTGGCCACTGCAGGCCACCATCCGACTGGCCATCCTGGACCAGGCGGAGGATCACCACCACATGGAGGTGATGGAGACCATCCCAGAGCTTTACGCTTTCCAGCGGCCTGTCCTGCCTCGCAATCCCAAGGGCTTCGGCTACATCACCTTCATGGCGCTGCAGGCGCTGCAGGAGCGGCAGTATGTGAAGGATGACTGTCTGCTGGTGCGTTGCGAGGTCAGCCTGCACTGTGactggcagctgcagcagggGGTGCTTCAGGGGCGCTGCCCTGAGTCACTGCTGTGAGACAGAGGGGCAGATACGGGGAGCAGGGGCGTCCTGCCAGTGTGTGAAGGGTAGCTTCAGCTTGGGGGTGATCAATGTGTCTTTGTGTGGCCCTGCTTTGAGGAGCCCAGGGCAGCCCTTAGCTGTAGTACTCTCACTAAGAACGTCAAAATGTCCATATGTATTACATTCACAATGCGGCATTTAAGAAATAGTAAGAACATCGTTTTATCTTGGATATCATTTAAAAACCTGCCCCCCGAAAAATCACCATAATGTAATAAAGAGCCGGGAGAAATGACTTTTTCTTTAAATTATTGTTCTTTTGATATGACTTTTTCAGTAATTCGAGTTCTAGTCTTATACATGTTAAAGGTCTGTGTCCAGACTGCTCAGCACCTGGTACCCTGAAACACTCTGATCACAAGTTGAGCACTTTTACTATTACAATGACATAACAAAACTATGTATTCATCTTCAGGAGGAATGATCTGGAAACAGAACATCTGCACTTATGAAACTGAAATATGCTGCAGGACTAATTTGTAGCATTTCGCTTCCATCTTTTGAATTGATTAACATCTACACACAAAAGCAGTATTAGCACGGTGCATAAATGGATGCAGTATTAACAGTGAGGCAGTGAACGTGAGATGTTGGTCCAAAGGCTACAGCTATAGGACTGCAACTGAGGCTAAGTATGTCTGACATTTCAATGAAGATACCAAAACAAATGAAGATACCAAAACAAATGAAGATACCAAAACAAATGAAGATACCAAAACCAGCACCAGAGACGCAAGACTTTGGTCACAGTGGAGGAAGTAAATCAGAAGGCACTGGACTAAAGGGAAACTCTTGCATTTCATATAAGGAGGAAAAAACCATCGGCCTTGAGACCAACTGCTATGGAAGCGATGCAGCACATTGGTGTGGGAGTCGATTCCTGCTTCTGAACACTCACAACTCGGCAGAGAAAGTGTGGGGGCCAAATGGATGTGACTTTGCGTCGAACATAAATGGCGTGTAGGCAGGAGAGAAGCGCGATTCAGAGAGGCCTCGGTGTCATTTTGAAAGAAGGCAGGAAAACTCACTACTGGGTTACGTCAGTTTCCTGTGTACCGGGCCTGTGCCTCACCATGAAAACTTCAGACTtacaatttcacaaaaaaagtgtAAACATGGTTCCCCACAGCTGCTACATCACAGCCTTTACAATAATAGGCTGGTCCCACGGCTCCCTTGCGGGGTGTCATTCTGCAGCTCTTCCACTACGGCTTTTTGATTGCACCTGCATTCATTAAAATATCCATATATGCACTTCCCACACCTGATTACCCAGTTCAGGGATTTTGGTGAGTCTGAAGCCTGGAAGCATAGGCAGGGAGTCCCTGGATgaaatgtcagtccatcacagggcataaggcagggattccctggatgggataccagtccatcacagggcacacacacattcatacagtaCAATCACATATTATGGGtaatgtaaagataccagttcAAATAACCACATAATTTTAGGCTGTGGGAGGAGACCGAAGCATAGGACACAATCACAATGCGCAATCAAACAAATCAAACAAATAGGCCAAGGGCAGGAATCGAACCcctctggaggtgtgaggatACAGTGTTACCCATTTGCACGACTGTGCTGTCTAATATTTTGATGAAAGCAGATGACAGTGATAGAAATAAAGTGCATAGATATGACTTCACCAGCTACTATTAAGTTCAATTGCTCCCTCCACCCAATGATCCTGAGCTGTAATCAAGCTGCCAGCAATGAAACAAAAAGCAAATTAATTGGATTATAAGTGAGATCTCAGGTTGCAAATAAAATGGCTCACCAGCTGATAAACAGCAGCTTTTATTGCCCATTGAAATATAACTACAGAAATTAATTtttgcaaaaaagaaaatacacgTTTGTGCATTTCTCAGTACATCAAAAACAGAACTGATTATAAAAGTATTTGTACTGAAAGCATACACAAGGTTTTCCTGTGTTACAGTGTGATTCCACAAGTAGAATTTTAGATATACAATGTTACAATTTTTGGAGACCATGGATTAGCAGTCTAGTAATTTGGCCCAAACTGTACTTCAGATTAAGTACTTAAATGACAAGAAGCATTGCAATCTTCATCTTTCAATCTTGGCTTACTTAACCCAAATGTAAAACAGCAGAAAAAATAATTACCATAAGCAGCAGAGAGTTGTCAGCTTATCATCTTGCATCTTCGAATTGTCACAGTGATCTTCCAGCCTCTGCCTCTGACACGGCCCCTGTCTGGCCAATCTCGGATTGCTTCTGGAATGAGATGCCTTGCAGGTCGACCTCCACGGAGTGAACACTGAAATCCCCCAGGCCCTGGAGCACCAAGACGGGACGGTGAAGTTCAACCACAGACAGGAATCCACCATCCTGCATGTCAATAGCCAGCCCCCACCTATTGGTTACCTGCGTGCTGTAAAGCACCTCCCTCACTCTCTCCTTCTGCATGGGCTCAGAGGTGAGCAGGAAGAGGAAGCCACCTCCTCCTGCCCCCGCCAGACTCTGGCCGAGGGCTAAAGGCTGCAGGGAATCCATCATCAGCCGCACCGCTGCAGGTTCGCACCCCGCAGCCATCACCTTCTTCTGCTGCCAGTAGCGGTTTACACAATTGCCCAGCCTGGGGAGGGATCCTGAAAGGGAGACAGCGGGGGGTCCTTTGGGTAATCTGGCATTTGTCAGGGATAATCTGGGGCCATATTGCTCGCCCTTGCTCACCGTCGATGCACGCCTGGGCACATTCCTCTGCGTTGCTCACcagctgcctgatgttctctacgatggagggaagccggctataccagctccgcaccacgtcctgccaacacagagcccacagcgtttcagctgcctgatgttctctacgttggagggaagccggctataccagctccgcaccacgtcctgcaaacacagagcccacagcgtttcagctgcctgatgttctctacgttggagggaagccggctataccagctccgcaccacgtcctgcaaacacagagcccacagcgtttcagctgcctgatgttctctacgttggagggaagccggctataccagctccgcaccacgtcctgccaacacagagcccacagcgtttcagctgcctgatgttctctacgatggagggaagccggctataccagc includes these proteins:
- the LOC125751762 gene encoding TNF receptor-associated factor 6-like gives rise to the protein MTTTQKLRSTYASSGYESDGMQGTSCVAEPWSCPAPMEKEISSGSNPGRSPATLLTYCSINGSLLGEADQQGYDVEFDPPLESKYECPICLMALRAAVQTPCGHRFCRSCIEKSIRDSGQKCPVDNELLQEDQLFPDNFAKREILSLTVLCPNAGCDHKMELRQLDDHNKRCQFAVTLCPLCRESVRKSELEVHTAHQCPRRPVSCPNCIQTFIYEETKVHEQSCPLASVACEYCSMELIRDQLSSHCDTDCVKAPAACPFRDFGCREKMQRSNLAQHMQEFTQLHMRYMADYLRSQSLNGAPGVPSEGGGGARGGLACKCLQERVNLHETVQQLDGRLVLQDQQLRELSISNDTQAARLVELRRHLRSLEELLRELEAQQCMGIYVWRVEGFSAHLRSQESSQPVVIHSPGFYTGRPGYKLCLRLQLQAPSAPCCADYISLFVHTMQGEFDSLLHWPLQATIRLAILDQAEDHHHMEVMETIPELYAFQRPVLPRNPKGFGYITFMALQALQERQYVKDDCLLVRCEVSLHCDWQLQQGVLQGRCPESLL